A portion of the Mytilus trossulus isolate FHL-02 unplaced genomic scaffold, PNRI_Mtr1.1.1.hap1 h1tg000586l__unscaffolded, whole genome shotgun sequence genome contains these proteins:
- the LOC134702649 gene encoding histone H1-delta-like, with translation MSDAPAPVVKTPAKSPKKKAAAKPKKVATHPKYSEMVGKAISALKERGGSSRQAILKYILANFSVGSDAKTVNTHLKLALKSGVKSNSLKQSKGTGASGSFKIGEVAKPAKKPAKKVVKPKAAKPKKAKTPTKKTAAKKPAAKKPAGEKKAAKPKAKKPAAKKPAAKPAAKSAKKATKSPKKTKAAAKPKKAKTPKKK, from the coding sequence atgtctgacgcaccagcaccagtagtaaagaccccagctaagtcaccaaagaagaaagctgcagctaaaccaaagaaagtagctactcatccaaaatacagcgagatggtcggaaaggctatatctgctttgaaagagcgtggaggctccagccgtcaagccatcctcaagtatatcttagcaaacttcagcgttggtagcgatgcaaaaacagtcaacactcacttgaagttagctctgaaatcaggagtgaagagcaatagcttgaaacagtcgaagggtaccggcgcttctggaagctttaagattggggaagtagctaaaccagctaagaaaccagcaaagaaagtagttaaacctaaagcagccaagccaaagaaggcaaagacacctaccaaaaagactgccgcaaagaaacctgcagcaaagaaaccagcaggtgaaaagaaagcagctaaaccaaaagcaaagaagccagctgcaaagaaacctgctgcaaaacctgctgccaaatctgcaaagaaagccacaaaatctcccaagaagacaaaggctgcagctaaaccaaagaaggcaaagacaccaaagaagaagtaa